In Lonchura striata isolate bLonStr1 unplaced genomic scaffold, bLonStr1.mat Scaffold_92, whole genome shotgun sequence, one DNA window encodes the following:
- the LOC144248826 gene encoding class II histocompatibility antigen, B-L beta chain-like: MAGFQPGPRSVPRRGNRDGLEKEGTTLKGPLGDVGRGQKGLVPTVTPSTQLRAQGRDPRYQGTDTPGTAARYCNSDPHVMEQRRTAVGWLCRYNHEYLSPFLTDRRVTPSVSISLVPSSSQPGPGRLLCSLVDFYPAHVQLRWFQGQQELSVVATDMVPNWDWTHQLLVLLETPTRAGLTSTCQVQHVSLEHPLSQHWEDPRDAAGCCHSKMLAGTGDSELGFIFLALGIWFYLHKKGGSRESYPTSPRM; this comes from the exons ATGGCGGGCTTCCAGCCAGGCCCGCGTTCGGTTCCGCGGCGTGGGAACCGGGatgggctggagaaggagggaaCCACCCTCAAGGGCCCACTCGGGGATGTGGGCAGGGGACAGAAGGGGCTGGTCCCGACGGTGACACCATCGACGCAGCTGCGAGCGCAGGGGAGGGACCCGAG ATACCAGGGGACAGATactccagggacagcagccaggtACTGCAACAGCGACCCGCACGTTATGGAGCAAAGAAGGACTGCGGTGGGCTGGCTCTGCCGGTACAACCACGAGTATCTCAGCCCGTTCCTCACGGATCGCCGAG tgacccccagcGTGTCCATCTCGCTGGTGCCCTCGAGttcccagcccggccccggccgcctgctctgctccttggtGGATTTCTACCCGGCCCACgtccagctgaggtggttccagggccagcaggagctctctgtggtggccaccgaCATGGTCCCCAACTgggactggacccaccagctcctggtgctgctggaaaccccaacccgggccgggctcacctccacctgccAGGTGCAGCACGTCAGCCTGGAGCACCCCTTGAGCCAGCACTGGGA AGaccccagagatgctgctggatgctgccacAGCAAGATGCTGGCAGGAACTGGAGACTCCGAGTTGGGCTTCatcttcctggcactggggatctGGTTCTACCTGCACAAGAAAGGGGGGTCCCGTGAGTCGTATCCCACCTCCCCCAGAATGTGA